From the genome of Ananas comosus cultivar F153 linkage group 16, ASM154086v1, whole genome shotgun sequence, one region includes:
- the LOC109721993 gene encoding senescence-specific cysteine protease SAG39-like yields MASSTAATRFLLLFFLLWAASATTSAARTARNSTSAEESVRRMHEQWMAQHGRVYKDAAEKERRFRIFKANVEYIESANRAGNRSYTLGPNRFTDLTNEEFRALYLGFRPTPRPDAAAQSPFRYADSSTPDSMDWRSQGAVTPIKDQGCCWAFSAVAATEGITMIRTGQLISLSEQELLDCTGSSSSCDGGTMDAAFQFIVSNGGLGTEATYPYQAMQGTCNAAQSSAAATISGHQDVPANSESALLSVVANQPVSVAIDGDDMNFKQYQGGVFTGPCGTDLNHAVTAVGYGTADDGTKYWLIKNSWGTAWGEGGYMRIQRDVDSSQGMCGLAMQASYPTA; encoded by the exons ATGGCTTCTAGTACTGCTGCTACCCGCTTCCTCTtactcttcttcctcctctggGCAGCGTCGGCCACCACATCGGCCGCCCGCACCGCGAGGAACAGCACGTCGGCGGAGGAATCCGTGCGGCGCATGCACGAGCAGTGGATGGCGCAGCACGGGCGCGTGTACAAGGACGCGGCCGAGAAGGAGCGGCGGTTCAGGATCTTCAAAGCGAACGTCGAGTACATCGAGTCCGCCAACCGGGCCGGCAACCGGTCGTACACGCTCGGCCCCAACCGCTTCACCGACCTCACCAACGAGGAGTTCAGAGCCTTGTACCTCGGGTTCCGGCCGACCCCACGCCCCGATGCGGCCGCACAGTCGCCGTTCAGATATGCCGACAGCTCGACACCGGATAGCATGGACTGGAGGTCTCAAGGCGCAGTTACTCCCATCAAAGATCAAG gATGTTGCTGGGCATTctcggcggtggcggcgacaGAAGGGATCACCATGATCAGAACAGGGCAGCTGATCTCTCTGTCGGAGCAAGAACTTCTCGACTGCACCGGTTCTAGCAGCTCGTGCGACGGCGGCACCATGGATGCCGCCTTCCAGTTCATCGTCAGCAATGGCGGCCTGGGGACCGAAGCCACCTACCCGTACCAGGCAATGCAGGGCACGTGCAACGCAGCCCAGTCGTCCGCAGCAGCCACCATCAGCGGCCACCAGGACGTGCCGGCGAACAGCGAGTCGGCCCTGCTGAGCGTGGTGGCGAACCAGCCGGTGTCCGTCGCCATCGACGGAGACGACATGAATTTTAAGCAGTATCAAGGCGGCGTTTTCACCGGCCCGTGCGGGACGGATCTGAACCACGCGGTCACGGCCGTCGGGTACGGAACGGCCGACGACGGAACTAAGTATTGGCTCATAAAAAACTCATGGGGAACGGCGTGGGGCGAGGGTGGATACATGAGGATCCAGCGAGATGTGGATTCTTCCCAAGGAATGTGCGGACTCGCCATGCAAGCGTCTTACCCGACCGCATAA